From Pseudomonas sp. CCI4.2, one genomic window encodes:
- a CDS encoding SulP family inorganic anion transporter: MGWFNRHTLFPFLDWLPRQTRASVGNDALVGLSGAILALPQSIAYALIAGLPPEYGLYAAIVPVLIACLWGSSFHLICGPTAAISIVLYASISPLAVPGSNDYVTLILLLTFIGGLFQWLLGLLRFGALVNFVSHSVILGFTLGAAVVIALGQLPSFLGLEVSSQSTALKSISALLEHRGEVDSSSLILGALTLVVGATLKYFLPRWPTLLITLLGAGSLVWLWPEKFGHVQLVRAFVGHLPPFSALPLDPELILKLLPSAVAVGMLGLVTSLSIARSLSARSQQLLDANQEVRAQGLSNMIGSLFSGYLSAGSFTRAALSYDAGARSPLAGVFSALWVALFAVCGASLIAHIPIPSMAASILLICWGLVDRRGIRALFRVSRAEFVVMALTCLATLLLELQTAIYAGVLVSLFFYLKRTSQPRVQQWRDGDDDIFRVGGSIFFGASHYLQVRLQSSEGLHVVIEAQQINFIDYSGVEMLHQEARRLRGLNRSLTLKNARPQVIEELRRLEGADKCPILFVD; the protein is encoded by the coding sequence GTAACGACGCGCTCGTGGGTTTGAGTGGGGCCATTCTGGCGCTGCCGCAATCCATCGCGTATGCCTTGATCGCAGGATTACCGCCTGAGTACGGCTTGTACGCGGCCATTGTTCCCGTGTTGATCGCCTGTTTGTGGGGCTCATCGTTCCATCTGATTTGCGGGCCCACGGCCGCGATTTCTATCGTGCTCTACGCGAGCATCAGCCCGTTGGCGGTGCCCGGCAGTAACGATTACGTCACCCTGATTCTGCTGCTGACGTTCATCGGCGGGCTGTTTCAATGGCTACTGGGGTTACTCCGTTTTGGGGCGCTAGTGAACTTCGTTTCCCACTCGGTGATTCTGGGATTTACCCTGGGCGCCGCCGTGGTAATCGCCTTGGGCCAGTTGCCAAGTTTCCTTGGGCTGGAGGTGAGTAGCCAATCCACCGCGCTGAAAAGCATCTCTGCCTTGCTTGAGCACCGGGGGGAGGTTGACTCGTCATCACTGATCCTTGGCGCCTTGACCCTGGTCGTCGGCGCAACCTTGAAATACTTTCTGCCACGCTGGCCGACCCTGTTGATAACTTTGCTAGGCGCAGGTTCGCTGGTCTGGCTATGGCCGGAGAAGTTCGGTCACGTGCAACTGGTTCGCGCGTTCGTCGGGCATCTGCCGCCGTTCAGTGCGCTGCCGCTGGACCCTGAATTAATTCTGAAACTGCTACCCAGCGCAGTCGCCGTGGGCATGCTCGGGCTGGTGACCAGCCTGTCGATTGCCCGCTCGTTGTCGGCGCGTTCGCAACAATTGCTCGATGCCAATCAGGAAGTCCGCGCCCAAGGCCTGTCGAATATGATTGGCTCGCTGTTTTCCGGCTATCTGTCCGCAGGCTCGTTCACCCGCGCGGCGTTGAGTTATGACGCCGGGGCCCGCTCGCCATTGGCCGGGGTGTTTTCTGCGCTATGGGTGGCATTGTTCGCGGTGTGTGGCGCGTCGCTGATCGCCCACATCCCGATTCCGAGCATGGCCGCGTCGATCCTGTTGATCTGCTGGGGCTTGGTGGACCGTCGCGGTATTCGAGCACTGTTTCGTGTGAGCCGAGCGGAGTTTGTGGTGATGGCGCTGACGTGTCTGGCGACGCTGCTACTGGAGCTACAGACCGCGATTTATGCCGGTGTGCTGGTCTCGCTGTTTTTCTATCTCAAGCGCACGTCGCAGCCGCGAGTCCAGCAATGGCGCGACGGCGACGACGATATTTTTCGGGTAGGCGGTTCGATTTTCTTTGGCGCCAGCCACTATTTGCAGGTCCGTTTGCAAAGCAGCGAAGGCCTGCACGTGGTGATCGAAGCGCAGCAGATCAACTTCATCGATTACTCGGGCGTTGAAATGCTTCATCAGGAGGCCCGGCGTTTAAGGGGCCTGAACCGTAGCTTGACGCTGAAAAACGCCCGGCCGCAGGTGATCGAAGAGCTACGCAGGCTGGAAGGGGCCGATAAGTGCCCCATTCTGTTCGTCGATTAA
- the aroE gene encoding shikimate dehydrogenase, which translates to MDHYVVFGNPIGHSKSPLIHRLFAEQTGEQLDYSTLLAPLDDFVGFAETFFEHGRGANVTVPFKEQAFRFADSLTERAQRAGAVNTLRKGADGRLLGDNTDGAGLVRDLTVNAGVVLNGKRILLLGAGGAVRGALEPLLAEKPAVLVIANRTVEKAEQLAHEFTDLGPVFASGFDWLEESFDVIINATSASLAGEVPPIAASLIQPGHTVCYDMMYGKEPTPFCRWATEQGATHVLDGLGMLAEQAGEAFYLWRGVRPDTAPVLAELRRQLANA; encoded by the coding sequence ATGGACCATTACGTCGTTTTCGGTAACCCCATCGGCCATAGCAAGTCGCCGCTGATTCATCGTTTGTTTGCCGAGCAGACCGGCGAGCAACTGGACTACAGCACCCTGCTGGCGCCGCTGGACGACTTCGTTGGTTTCGCGGAAACATTCTTTGAACACGGACGCGGCGCCAACGTCACCGTACCCTTCAAGGAACAGGCCTTTCGCTTCGCCGACAGCTTGACCGAACGCGCCCAACGCGCAGGTGCCGTGAACACGTTACGCAAAGGTGCCGACGGTCGTTTGTTGGGCGATAACACTGATGGTGCCGGGCTGGTGCGGGATTTGACCGTGAATGCCGGCGTGGTCTTGAACGGCAAACGCATTCTGCTGCTCGGTGCCGGCGGTGCGGTGCGGGGCGCGCTAGAGCCGCTGTTGGCCGAGAAGCCAGCGGTGCTGGTGATCGCCAACCGCACCGTTGAAAAGGCCGAGCAGCTTGCCCATGAGTTCACCGATTTAGGGCCGGTGTTTGCCAGTGGTTTTGATTGGCTGGAGGAGTCGTTTGACGTGATTATCAACGCCACCTCCGCCAGCCTTGCCGGCGAGGTTCCACCGATTGCCGCGAGCTTGATCCAGCCGGGCCATACGGTTTGCTACGACATGATGTACGGCAAAGAACCTACGCCATTCTGCCGCTGGGCCACGGAACAGGGTGCGACGCACGTGTTAGACGGTTTGGGCATGCTCGCCGAACAGGCTGGCGAAGCATTCTATTTGTGGCGCGGCGTGCGTCCAGATACCGCGCCAGTATTGGCTGAATTGCGTCGCCAGTTGGCCAACGCTTGA
- a CDS encoding L-threonylcarbamoyladenylate synthase, with amino-acid sequence MVSSWRVQQAAREIRAGAVIAYPTEAVWGLGCDPWNEDAVYRLLAIKSRPVEKGLILVADNIRQFDFLLEDFPETWLDRMSATWPGPNTWLVPHQDLLPEWVTGLHDTVALRVSDHPQVRELCALVGPLISTSANPAGRPAARTRLRVEQYFRGDIDLVLGGLLGGRKHPSLIRDLVTGEIVRPG; translated from the coding sequence ATGGTCAGCAGTTGGCGTGTGCAGCAAGCCGCACGAGAAATTCGAGCTGGAGCGGTAATCGCCTATCCGACCGAAGCGGTATGGGGTTTGGGCTGTGATCCGTGGAATGAAGACGCGGTGTATAGGTTGTTAGCGATCAAATCGCGGCCGGTGGAAAAGGGCCTGATTCTGGTGGCCGACAACATCCGCCAGTTCGATTTTCTGCTCGAAGACTTTCCGGAAACGTGGCTCGACCGCATGTCGGCGACCTGGCCCGGCCCCAATACGTGGCTGGTGCCGCATCAAGACCTGCTTCCCGAATGGGTCACAGGCCTCCATGACACCGTAGCATTGCGCGTCAGTGATCATCCGCAGGTGCGCGAATTGTGCGCGTTGGTCGGACCATTGATTTCGACTTCCGCCAATCCAGCTGGGCGACCGGCTGCCCGGACGCGCCTTCGTGTAGAGCAATATTTTCGCGGTGACATCGATCTGGTGCTTGGCGGCCTACTAGGCGGTCGCAAGCACCCGAGCCTGATTCGTGACCTGGTGACGGGCGAAATCGTTCGCCCGGGCTAG
- a CDS encoding NADPH:quinone reductase, producing the protein MAKRIQFSTIGGPEVLEYVDFEPAEPGPQQVRVRTKAIGLNFIDTYFRSGLYPAPSMPSGLGTEGAGVVEAVGSDVNQFKVGDRVAYGSGPLGAYSEVHVLAAANLVKLPDSISFEQAAAVMLKGLTVQYLFHQTYALKSGETILFHAAAGGVGSLACQWAKALGVKLIGTVSSAEKAAHAKALGAWETIDYSKEDVVKRVLDLTDGKKCPVVYDGVGQDTWLTSLDSLAPRGLLVSFGNASGPVAGVNLGILAQKGSLYVTRPTLTTYANNAENLQTMANDVFALLADGKLKVDDIQRYALKDAAKAHIELSARRTTGSTILIP; encoded by the coding sequence ATGGCAAAGCGTATCCAGTTCAGCACCATTGGCGGCCCCGAAGTGCTTGAGTACGTGGATTTCGAACCCGCCGAACCGGGTCCCCAGCAGGTCCGTGTGCGTACCAAGGCGATTGGCCTGAATTTCATCGACACGTATTTTCGCAGCGGTCTGTATCCAGCACCTTCGATGCCATCTGGTCTGGGCACTGAAGGTGCGGGCGTAGTGGAAGCGGTGGGCAGCGACGTCAACCAGTTCAAGGTTGGCGACCGTGTGGCTTACGGAAGTGGGCCCTTGGGCGCTTACAGCGAAGTGCATGTGCTTGCGGCCGCGAACCTGGTGAAACTGCCGGACTCGATCAGCTTCGAGCAAGCCGCAGCGGTGATGCTCAAGGGCCTCACCGTGCAGTATCTGTTTCACCAGACGTATGCACTCAAGAGCGGCGAAACCATTCTGTTTCATGCAGCCGCTGGCGGCGTAGGTTCGCTGGCGTGTCAGTGGGCCAAGGCCTTGGGCGTGAAGCTGATTGGTACGGTCAGTTCCGCTGAGAAAGCGGCGCATGCCAAAGCGTTGGGTGCCTGGGAAACCATCGATTACAGCAAAGAAGACGTGGTCAAGCGGGTTCTCGATTTGACTGACGGCAAGAAATGCCCGGTGGTGTACGACGGCGTCGGCCAGGATACCTGGCTGACGTCGTTGGACAGCCTGGCGCCGCGTGGCCTGTTGGTCAGTTTCGGTAATGCGTCCGGGCCAGTGGCGGGGGTCAATCTGGGGATTCTTGCGCAAAAAGGATCGCTGTACGTCACGCGCCCGACGCTGACGACCTATGCCAACAATGCGGAAAACCTGCAAACCATGGCCAATGACGTGTTCGCCCTACTGGCCGACGGCAAGCTCAAGGTAGATGACATTCAACGTTACGCATTGAAAGATGCCGCCAAGGCGCACATCGAACTGAGCGCCCGGCGCACCACCGGATCGACCATTTTGATTCCTTGA
- the hemF gene encoding oxygen-dependent coproporphyrinogen oxidase, with translation MTTRTDAVKAYLFDLQDRICTALESEDGSARFAEDAWERPAGGGGRTRVIGNGDVIEKGGVNFSHVFGTGLPPSASAHRPELAGRGFEALGVSLVIHPHNPHVPTSHANVRFFIAEKEGEEPVWWFGGGFDLTPYYAVEEDCVHWHRIAEQACAPFGSDVYPRYKAWCDTYFHIKHRNEPRGIGGLFFDDLNEWDFDTSFAFIRAIGDAYIDAYLPIIQRRKDMAYTEKQREFQEFRRGRYVEFNLVYDRGTLFGLQSGGRTESILMSLPPQVRWSYDWKAEPGTAEARLTEYFLQDRDWLAQA, from the coding sequence ATGACAACCCGCACCGACGCTGTAAAAGCTTACCTGTTCGACCTGCAAGACCGAATCTGCACTGCGCTGGAAAGCGAAGATGGCAGCGCGCGCTTTGCCGAAGACGCTTGGGAGCGGCCAGCAGGCGGAGGTGGACGTACTCGCGTCATCGGAAACGGTGACGTAATCGAGAAAGGTGGGGTCAATTTTTCTCATGTCTTTGGCACTGGCTTACCGCCCTCCGCCAGCGCCCATCGGCCTGAGTTGGCTGGGCGTGGGTTTGAGGCGCTGGGCGTGTCGCTGGTGATTCACCCGCACAACCCCCATGTACCGACGTCCCACGCTAACGTGCGATTTTTCATCGCTGAAAAAGAAGGCGAAGAACCGGTCTGGTGGTTTGGTGGCGGCTTCGATCTGACGCCGTATTACGCCGTAGAAGAAGACTGCGTGCATTGGCACCGCATTGCCGAACAAGCCTGCGCACCGTTCGGGTCCGACGTTTATCCGCGCTACAAAGCCTGGTGCGACACGTATTTCCATATCAAGCACCGGAACGAGCCGCGCGGCATTGGCGGCCTGTTTTTCGATGACTTGAACGAGTGGGACTTCGACACCAGCTTCGCTTTCATACGCGCTATTGGCGATGCGTACATCGACGCGTATCTGCCTATCATTCAGCGTCGTAAAGACATGGCCTACACAGAGAAACAGCGTGAGTTTCAGGAATTCCGCCGTGGGCGTTATGTGGAGTTCAACTTGGTCTACGACCGGGGCACGCTGTTCGGTTTGCAATCAGGGGGGCGTACCGAATCGATCCTTATGTCGCTGCCGCCACAAGTTCGCTGGAGCTACGACTGGAAGGCTGAACCAGGCACCGCAGAAGCGCGCTTGACTGAATATTTCTTGCAGGACCGAGATTGGTTGGCGCAGGCCTGA